A stretch of DNA from Coccidioides posadasii str. Silveira chromosome 1, complete sequence:
ATTCCTAGGCCTCGTTTCATGATGTCGTACGCCTGCAGCTTTTGGTCAGCCACGATGACCCATTATATCCAAGAGTCAGTATATGGTCCTCACCTCACAGATAAGTTGCATGTCGCCATATTCAATACCGTTATGGACCATCTTGACGTAGTGGCCCGCACCTTCGTCTCCGACCCAATCGCAGCATGGCTCGCCATAGCTTTTGGCAGCAATGCTCTGGAAAATGTCCTTGATATATGGCCAAGCTTCCTCGTTTCCTCCCGGCATCAAGCTAGGGCCGTAGCGGGCTCCTTCCTCACCACCCGACACGCCAGTTCCGACGAACCGGATTCCGCGCTCCTTGAGATATTTGCAACGACGATTGCTGTCGGGGAAGTGGGAATTTCCACCATCAATGATGATGTCGCCAGGCTCGACGTAGGGAAGAAGGGCATCGATGAAGTCGTCAACGGGCTTACCGGCCATGACCAGCAGCATGATCCGGCGGGGCCGCTTGAGCTTTGCGCAAAATTCCTGGATGGAATGAGCTCCGACAATCGATTTGCCTTGACTTTGGTTAGAACTCGCAGTGCAAGGTAATGATGGGGCAGGCTTGGGACGGTATACCTTTGGCTTCGTTTTCTAGAAACCGATCAACTTTTGACACTGTTCGGTTAAAGGCGACAACGGTGAAGCCATGATCGGCGGCATTCAAGATGAGGTTTTGGCCCATGACGGCCAAACCAATAAGGCCGAAGTCACCACTGGCATCATGATGCGCAGAGGCGCCGACATTGATGCCGGCCAAGCGCGCTCTGGTGTCAGCTCTCAGTCATGTAACACACAATCCGATAATGAATGCACCGGGTGGACTCGAAACAACtgggccaaaaaaaaaaaaaaagaagaagaagaagaagaaaaagaagaagccaaagCTACCACGACCAGAAGTGCAAAAAGTTGAATGGGGCTTCGAGCTACGCGGAGCAGGGAAGAGTGGACTTACACTGCTTGATCAGACATGTTGATTGCGTGTCAATCGAAGTATTTCCTGGgactttttctttctttcttttttttctcccggAGCTGCTGGTGTTCTCCTGGACAGATGTAGGTTGGGGTTCCAAGATGGTGGGAAATGGCGCGTCAACAGGCAAAAGGGCGAACGGTGGGGTTGTTGGAGATGTTGAGGTTAGTGGGATGCTCCAGCCAAGGTCTCCCGATCACGTTTCCGACAGCTTTCAACCTTACTAATGGGTGGATGACAATTGTGAGTGAGCTCTGGGCCCTGTCCGGCGTTGGATAGTTCTGGACAAGAAAGAGATTTCTCACAGCGCAAAGAAATTAAATCAATGATTGCATTGCGTCTTTAAGTACTACAGAGTCTTTCACTGGCATTACACCATCTGTGTCAGTCGTGTCCTTTTGTCGCCGTGAACCAGCAACTCCCTCCTGGTCACCCGGCGAATGGGCGGGGCGGCGCCGCCTTTTTCCCTTAAGTAATGAGGGGCAGGCTCATCGGGGGTTGGAGGTTACAAGTGCGCCGGGGTCCTCATGCGAAACCTAGCCCAGGAGCCAATTGCGGCCGGATCGGACGGCCAGCATTGAAAACGAGGCTGCTTCCCCCCTGGCACGAACGCTCGCTTGCTGCACAGTCCGCCCCCAGGGCTCATGCTACGCCAGCAGGCGACTGTTGTATCTCCGGCCAACGGCGAACGCTTGAACGATGATGACAGCGCGGGTGGGGGAAACCGGATTAGTCACCACGAACACAGCCAGACCCGTACTAAAGATGTGATTGGCCAGAATTCGTTATGCTGAGTCAGCCAAACTTCAACAGTGCACTAGTCCATATATAGTTAGTTCATCTGTAGCATTACCTCATCCTTTAGATCACATGACCTGCTCTCCTCCGATCGAGTTTTTGTTGGCAGCCCAACGGGGCGAACGCCAGCGCGCTGCTTCTACGGCGATAGACATAGAATTCCCGCTGAGCGTCCGAGCCTCCTCCCCAGTATCGAGCAAGGATACCTAACTATACCCAGCAGAATCTTCTCAGCTACCTCTGCGAGCCGTCACGACTCTTGCCGGTGTGACGTCTGGTGTAGGACTCTTGCTTCGGATCTGCATCTGAGGCGTGTTTCAGGCCGGACGTGCGCAAGGTACGTGTGTCTGCTGTTATTGCACACCCACAACCAAATCTATCTGGCCTATCGACGAGCGTTCCGTTCATCATGTCCTTTCCACCTCCTCCAGGTCTCCAACAGCCCCCTCGTCCCTCCTCCGCCCAGCCACAGCCTCACAGTTCGCTTCCTCCACGACCCCCTTCCAACCCCTATACGGCTCCCGGTACTTCTGGGCCGTCTAGCAACGCGCAGAGACCCCAGAGCCACAATGCATTCACGCGCTTTCAACCACGGTCTGTAGCTGCCTCCCAGCCCTACCGTCCCCATAGTCCTGCCACCGCTGCTCCTTATAGCTCCAGTGGCAGCTATCCAGCGCAAACCGCATCATACAACCCCAGCTATCAGTACTCTCAGACACAATATCAACAATCGCCACAGCTATATCAGCAGCAGACGAGCACCTATTACCGCCAGCAGCATCAGCAGCATCAGCAACAGCAGTACGGGGGTAGCAACTACGGTCAGTCTTCTGTCTCCCAGAGAAACCAGTATCCAGGACAAGATCAGGGTCCCTATGGCTATGGGTCTGGAGGAAGAGGCGTTGGTCGCCATGGCGATACAACCATGGATCCAGAGACCGAAGCCCAAATCGCTCAATGGCAGAGCGCATACATGAGCAAGGATGAGAGTAATCAAATAGCTGCTAGTAACGGTAAGGCCGGGTTAGGGCGCAGAGATGATGCCTCATCGGCCACTGGAGCCAATACAGGCCCTCTAGGCAACATTCAGCGACTTCAAGATGGCTCGACGACCTCCACCCCTCCCAGTGTCGCCCAGACGACTTCCACTACACCTATTCCCGGTCAACCCAATGCTCCCAACCAACCGGGACCTGGGAAAACCGTTATGCGTTCCGGTGGCGGACAGACGTGGACAGATTCCACTTTACTCGAATGGGACCCGGCTCACTTTCGTCTTTTCTGCGGAAACCTTGCTGGTGAGGTAACGGACGATTCCCTTCTCAAAGCATTCTCCAAGTATCCCTCGGTCCAGAAAGCACGTGTCATCCGAGACAAGAGAACGGAGAAGAGCAAAGGATACGGATTCGTTAGCTTTAGTGACGGCGAAGACTACTTTCGAGCTGCGAGAGAGATGCAGGGCAAATACATAGGTTCGCATCCGGTGCTGTTGAGACGAGCGATGACGGAAATCAGACCCGTGGTGGTCGGGAAAGGTGGCGCAAAGGGTCATAAAAAAGGAGGCAATGCCTCCGGGAGTGGAGCAGGCGGTGGTAAGGCTTCGAAGGCAGGCGGTAAAGCCCCTGACGGTGGTATACAGAAGAAGCAAGCAAAGACAAAAGGCGGACTAAGGGTACTCGGGTGATAACGATTAGAGAAATGGTTTGGTTGATATACCGAAAATATGCTGGCTGGCGTTGATATCCCTGAAAATTCGAGCAGCTGTTGCGTTGACCACTGGCATCTGCCCAATAATGAACAACTGATGAGTGTACATCTTGGGGTGTATGTATGTAAGACCTTGCCGACAGGCTACTTCTCTTGTTCCGTTCGCTAATGAAAATAGCCGCCTTAAGACAAGTCATGTAACTATCGTCCATGAAAAACTTCCCGTACCCCAATAAATGCAATTGATGGGTAGCAGCCCTCGTCAGTTTAACTATAGACTGGAAGGTAGGTTCACTGATCAGCCGAAACCCTTACGTAGTGCATTATGGATTCTCAGGAACGTGAAGCTGTATGGAAACGCGGGAGTGTATATTAGCAAATCATATATATACTCCATAAAGCTCATGCTCATACTAGCATTTATAGGATCTGTTGGAGCTAGATGCTGTGGTAAGGTGCAAAATCTATTTCGCTACCCCTTTCTTCACCCCGTTTTGtaccgggggggggggggggggggggggggggggttggTTTCTGAGGAAAACAGGTGTGAGTGCTCTGTTTGTCAAGGGACAAAGGAAGCATAGTAAGACATTGTGCATCCatattttctatttcattaGATATGGTAAATTTTTGTGCTCATCAATGTTTCACAGAACAGCAACCATGGCTTGTCGACAAACCGGTGTATATGTGCGTACCCAAGGGACAATTTTTATCCCCCAAATCCAAATCCTTCAAAGCTTCAATCAAGAGTTTTGTTGATATATACACATTATTTACACCGTAGAACTTTCATGGAGCCCGGGCACTCATTCGTCTCACTTCCTCGAAACCATCCCCGCCAGCACACCCGCCCCGATGATAGATCCATCACTCGCCTCCCTCAGAAAAACACTTTTTCCTTCCTCCTGCGGGCCGCCTCTCATGATTAATCGATCGATGTATACCTGGCacatttctttgaaatttgGATAATGCTGGATGATACCCCCCGTATATGCGACGACCAATTCCTCGGGGCCGCTGTGCCAGCCTGATCCCGGACATATCGCTTCAGGTTGATCTTGCGGGTTCTGTCCGGTGGGTTGGGTCGACGTCGGGCTACCAGATGTCGATCCCGGTTTCTCGGAAAGTTTGATTTCGTGGTTGCATGCCAGCAAGCCGACGGAAGCTGCTGCGATAAGTGCTGCAGAGCGAGTTTGTACGGCTGATACCGTCGCACGCATGACGACGGCGGATTCGGGAGTCCAGCTCCAGGAACTGGATGTCGGGGGCGGAAGGCTGCGGGCGAGATCAGATGCGAGAGTGATGTCTGAGCGGGAAGTGGCGATGACGTCGGAGACGAGGGCGGTTGTGAGTGAGTAGGGTTCTGTTAATGTCTGTGGCAGATCTTGCTTGGATATTCCGGCGACGTTGGTGAAGTAGTCAAAGACGATGATGCGCACGAGTTCGCCGATGTAGCGTGCTCCGGTCATGTACTCGAACGGCTGGAAGCCGGGACGATGGGTCTTCGAGTCGAGCTCGACGTCCCATTTTGTCACCACGCCCAGTTCCTGTAGTGGAGTTTCGGTGCCGCGGAGAGTCCATTCTGTGTTGATGATGGCTTCTGTTGCATCGGGGTTATAAGAGCGTATCTGGCGAACTTTCGATTCGTGCAGGTCAGAGAGCTTCATGGGTACGGTGGCATTGCATCCGGCTCCGACGATGATGCCCATCGCGACACGCGTGTTCGGCAGCGATTTGACGGAGTACGCCAACGAGACCAATGTTGCAACCGTGTCGTTCGTGATGGCGACGATCTTTAACTTTGGCAGTTCGTAAATCTTTTGGCGCTTGGCTGTTGGCTCGATCGAGTCTGTTCGCCGCGTATGGCGCTCGTAGCCGGCGAGCAGCGCTTGACGCAGGTCGAGATCTTCACTGATGAAGAAGGCCTTTCCAACGGGCATCAGAGTAGCTTCGCTCAGCGATTTTTGCCTAACAGCAATATTAGCCTTCCCCCGTGTGGTAGACACAACACTGCAACGGGGTCGCAGCTAGGTCCATACTTCATCGGCAAGCTAAAGGACAACCCTGTCTCCAGCTCCGCCGGGAACTCCGAGCTATGCGAAGTCAGCTCATCCGCAACGACGTCTGCGATGCAGCTCCCGATCCACGAAAACAGCTCTTCGGTCGGATCCTCCTTCAGATGCTCCTCAATCCTCCACGCCTTCTCTAACGTCCTCCTCACTCGTCTCTGCCATACCTTGGGAATCGCATTGTGCGCTATGTACGATTCCGCCGTCGGCATCGACGAGGAGCCGTTGCCAGGGCTGCCTGAGGAGTCACCCAGCAACTCGATGAAGGCGACACGCAAATTTGTCACCCCCACGTCCACGGCCAAGTAGAAGCCGGTCTCCTTGCCACTGGGCAGGTGGGTTACAGGAGTAGGGAAGAAGTGGCCATCTCCGGTGCGTGCCAGGTCCCGGAAAACCTCGGACAGACGATAGGAAATATCGTAGACCTTTGCATCGTCCAAGACCAGTGGGGCCAAGAAGGACTTGATTGACGGGGCGTCACTTTCATGTTGCCCTTCTAGATCCGCCATGGCCGGAAGTAGCCTGCTGAAAGCATCCAGCAGCGATTGTATAAATATATCACCAGACAGTAGCAACGCTATCTCACCTGGGAAAAATGGGAAACCGACAAGGGAAGACGACTTGAGGCTCTTACATATGAGTAAAGAGTTAACTTTGCGGTTGCGTGCCGACTAAGAGGTgacactactccgtacttgaCTAAGTAAATTTCCGATGaagctaactagttaactagttgaCGAATTGGTTAGTCAGTTTTACGTTCACTAGCAATATGCTTGTTCTGTTCTAGATTGCCCGAACTGGGGAACGGGAATCTGCCGTTGGGACATCGCAGCGGGCCCCGGGGCGATGACGCCAAAGTTGCATCCTCCGTCGCCTGGCTTCAGCGCAAGGTTCGGACGAAAATGCACGCCGCAATGCGACTCTGGCTCGGCCTAGCCCCCCTTCGAACTAGCGCATCCGCCCGCCGTCCATCGCGATGACGCAGCGCTGGGCGGTCAACAGACAGTCTTCTTAACGACCGGTCGTTTTCCGCCTCGTCTTCGAAGAGAATCCGGCACGGTGCCGGACCCATAGGGTACTCATCGTTGGAGGGCGTACCGGCTCTCAGCATCCAGTGGGGTCGCAGAGTGATGGAGAAAGGTGAATCAGAGCATCGCAATCGTACGTTTTGTACTTCATAACTATgatatttatataataattGCTGTCCGATTTGGGCCATGCCTGGTACCGAGGTTACATCCTGCAAGGCACCCCATGCCTCTCAGACTTACTCGGGAGACCGGTCAGGCATTCGGTATATGAAGGCTATTGCTCCCCCTGTCCTTCAGGATTCTCTTTAATAATATCTACTCATCGTGAAAGTCACCTTGCGTTCCAAAAGTTTAACTCAAGAGTGCGTCGTTCAACCGCCCGTTCATTTCGAACGTCATCAAATGATTGTTGATCCGGCCACGGATGCCATGCGCACGTGTGACGCCCCTACGGCTGTGTCCACGCAGAGCAAGAAAACCTTCACGATCTTCGAACCGTAACGAGGGTTCCTGTGGGATCCTCAGGCTTGATAATCTAGCCTCAGACAACCAGGCTGTGACGTTAACAGGAGAATCAACGACTAGAGAAAAGAGATAAGTGTCGTCTAGTGGGCAACTGATTGTACTGACAAGCCGTTCCGCCTGACAGTTACGTACTCTCATCATTTTCACTGCTGAGTGCGCTCTCTTCGTCACTCGATTCCACCCTCCCTCCTTTCCTCCCCCTTCTCCCGGCAGTCTTAGCTTTTGCACCCTTTTTCTTCGTGCCAAACATAACCCGAATGTCCTTCTGCTTTTCCTCCTtcgccttctccttctctttcttcttgtCATACAATGCTTGCTGTTTCTCTCGCTCTTCCCTTCCTTGCTCAGACAGCTCGGCCTCGAGGGATTTGAACTTCTCGCTCTCGGGATCCATCCCGATCAAACTCTCCAATAACTTAATTTCACGAACCCAGACGGATTTATCTTCGATCATTGCGGGTTTCGTTTTGGTCTTCGCCTTTGTCGTCCGGATCTTCTTAACCTTCGAAGAAGTGGATGCTTTGGTGCGCTTTTTGGAAGGACTTTCTGCCTCCGAGACATCTAACTCATCGTGTGCACATTCGGAAGCAAGAGCCTCCTCTTTTTGCTCCGCTTTGACGGATTCTGCAGGCCTATCGATGGGCGTTTCCAGAATCATAGGCAACCCTTCCAGCCGTTTATCATTCATCAGATTATGAAATGCCCTCAAGCCTAGGAAACCTGTCCCAATGTTGGCATGCAGATCACGGTTACTTCCTAGTGGAGTCTTCGAGTCATTTATGTGCAACGCTCGTAGGAACTTTAGGCCGACTGTCTCGTCAAATTCTTTCATAAATGCATTCCAGGTATCTTGTGTACGGAGGTCGTACCCCGCCGCAAATGTATGACACGTATCCAGACATATACCCAAGCGTGAATGGTAAGATTCAGGAATCAGGGCCAATAACGATTTAAAATGCGAAAGCGGGCCGCCAATAGATGTTCCATGACCACAGGTCGTTTCCAAAACGGGAATTACAGTCTTCGTAGCGTCTAGGGCAGCGATGAGCGCCTTCGCAAGTCGAGAGAGGGCTGATTCAAGCGTGGATTGGTTGCTTGCGCCGGGACTGGCAATTTGTGTGAGAAATTTAATCTTCGAACCTCATAAAAGCACGAGAGAAAACCAGGGAAACTGACTGAAAATTGTAAAGCTTGATGCCGAGTTCTTCACACCGTCTTAGGTCATCGATAAAAGAATTATACGCTTGGTTTGCTTTAGTGGGGTCTTCCTGTGCCAGATTGACAAGATAGGAGCCGTGCGGGAGCACGTATCTTAAGCATGGTTAGAAAATGCACCTTCAAAGATCTCGGCGGCGGAAGGCAAGGAGACATCATACTTAGAAGCATCGTATTTATGCTCTGAACACAGCGTCCGGAACTGATCCCTATGGTCATCTTGCATCGGAGGGTTGTCCCATTTTCGTTGGGATTTTAGGAATAAAGCAAAAGCATTCCCACTGTCGATATGCATTAGCACAGGGAGTGCAGAGAGGAACGATAGGATTTTACCCAATATGCAAGCTATTCGTAACCGCATTGTGTATTCCTATGAGTGCAGAATTGGCTTAGTCTCTATATACCGTGTAAATGGGGAATGTAGAGAGCAGAAATGATGAGCTAGAACTATGAAACGGGCTGAGAGAGATTAGATCAACATACCTTTGGAAGCACTAACATGCGCTCCAATGAACATACGCAGTCCTTCGGTGCGGGGAGCAAGGGGCTTCATATCTTCCGCCTGTTCTTCCTTCCCTTtcgttttcctttttctcgTCTTCTGAACCGTTGCTTTAACCTTCTCTTCTACCATGTCCTTCTCAACTTTTATCGGGATCACTGGTTCCTCCGAAACCCCTGCTTCACTCACAGCCGATACAGAAATGGCCTTGCCACTGTCAATTGCGGCCTCTCTGGGCCGTTTGGAGACGAATGGAGGCGAGGAGCCAGCTTCTTCGCGTTCTCGTTTCTTCCTTCCGGGGCTCACAATTCCATTGGCGACTGCGGCGCAGGTGTCAGAGCGACGAGAAGCTGCGCGTGTTACCCGTGGAGGCATTGCTAATAAAAgtataagaaaagaagagaaggtgTTTTCAAACAATTTTTTCGCATCTCATAAAGGAGTATCTTGAAAGTCCTCAAGCCCCTACGCTGCCATCCTGCTGGTCGTGTCTCAGCTCTCGTGACGGACTAGCTACTACCATAGCATTTGGTAGCAAGGGACACCATGATACCAATCTCAACATGTCTGTCTTGCCGTTACTTCTTCATGTCGGGACATGAAGGATGGAATTTGGAATGCAAGAAAATAGTAACAGATTTTGATATTCGTCGCCAGCGATGAAGATTCCATATTTTACGAGGTCGCTCAGAAGATTTTCCGGAAAGGGCCAAACCAGTGGGTCTCATGGCGTTGTCTAATTGGCTCGTCCGTTTCGCCACCGCTAGAGGAAAGGAATCCGCCGATATTATTGGCTAAAAGTTACTAGGACCATCGTAGAAAGGTTCCTCCATATACACGTGACAGCATTCCGAAAGATCATCAGACTGAACACGTtcagagagagtgtgtggGTGTATATCACTTTTTTTCGTAGGCTTTATGCAGTCAAAGACTATGAAGGCCACGCTATCTGTCCAACCAGTTACAGGCATGTGTCCTCCTCAATGTAGGGACTTCAGTTAAGTCATTCTGTTTAACTAAGCTCAAACTGCACATGTTTCCCAGAGGAGGGCATGCCCCTTACAACTTATGTCATTCTCCTGATTGGAGCCATGCTCCAAGGGAAAACCCTCAAAACCTTGGGTGTAACTGACAC
This window harbors:
- a CDS encoding uncharacterized protein (EggNog:ENOG410PGNI~COG:S); translated protein: MDPETEAQIAQWQSAYMSKDESNQIAASNGKAGLGRRDDASSATGANTGPLGNIQRLQDGSTTSTPPSVAQTTSTTPIPGQPNAPNQPGPGKTVMRSGGGQTWTDSTLLEWDPAHFRLFCGNLAGEVTDDSLLKAFSKYPSVQKARVIRDKRTEKSKGYGFVSFSDGEDYFRAAREMQGKYIGSHPVLLRRAMTEIRPVVVGKGGAKGHKKGGNASGSGAGGGKASKAGGKAPDGGIQKKQAKTKGGLRVLG
- a CDS encoding uncharacterized protein (EggNog:ENOG410QDG4~COG:G), giving the protein MADLEGQHESDAPSIKSFLAPLVLDDAKVYDISYRLSEVFRDLARTGDGHFFPTPVTHLPSGKETGFYLAVDVGVTNLRVAFIELLGDSSGSPGNGSSSMPTAESYIAHNAIPKVWQRRVRRTLEKAWRIEEHLKEDPTEELFSWIGSCIADVVADELTSHSSEFPAELETGLSFSLPMKQKSLSEATLMPVGKAFFISEDLDLRQALLAGYERHTRRTDSIEPTAKRQKIYELPKLKIVAITNDTVATLVSLAYSVKSLPNTRVAMGIIVGAGCNATVPMKLSDLHESKVRQIRSYNPDATEAIINTEWTLRGTETPLQELGVVTKWDVELDSKTHRPGFQPFEYMTGARYIGELVRIIVFDYFTNVAGISKQDLPQTLTEPYSLTTALVSDVIATSRSDITLASDLARSLPPPTSSSWSWTPESAVVMRATVSAVQTRSAALIAAASVGLLACNHEIKLSEKPGSTSGSPTSTQPTGQNPQDQPEAICPGSGWHSGPEELVVAYTGGIIQHYPNFKEMCQVYIDRLIMRGGPQEEGKSVFLREASDGSIIGAGVLAGMVSRK
- a CDS encoding uncharacterized protein (EggNog:ENOG410PGU1~COG:L); this translates as MPPRVTRAASRRSDTCAAVANGIVSPGRKKREREEAGSSPPFVSKRPREAAIDSGKAISVSAVSEAGVSEEPVIPIKVEKDMVEEKVKATVQKTRKRKTKGKEEQAEDMKPLAPRTEGLRMFIGAHVSASKGIHNAVTNSLHIGGNAFALFLKSQRKWDNPPMQDDHRDQFRTLCSEHKYDASKYVLPHGSYLVNLAQEDPTKANQAYNSFIDDLRRCEELGIKLYNFHPGASNQSTLESALSRLAKALIAALDATKTVIPVLETTCGHGTSIGGPLSHFKSLLALIPESYHSRLGICLDTCHTFAAGYDLRTQDTWNAFMKEFDETVGLKFLRALHINDSKTPLGSNRDLHANIGTGFLGLRAFHNLMNDKRLEGLPMILETPIDRPAESVKAEQKEEALASECAHDELDVSEAESPSKKRTKASTSSKVKKIRTTKAKTKTKPAMIEDKSVWVREIKLLESLIGMDPESEKFKSLEAELSEQGREEREKQQALYDKKKEKEKAKEEKQKDIRVMFGTKKKGAKAKTAGRRGRKGGRVESSDEESALSSENDEIVDSPVNVTAWLSEARLSSLRIPQEPSLRFEDREGFLALRGHSRRGVTRAHGIRGRINNHLMTFEMNGRLNDALLS